ccattgttctgctgatcggctgctgggggtgagggggggggatatcactccaacttgcagcgcagcagtaaagtgtgcctgagtctgagctttcagccagcgctacacattagaactgctttcagctaacctattgtttctcctactcccatgtaactggaggagtcccaagccggacttggatttcttactattgagtgctattctgatagtCTGAAGTGCCCATTTAATAGAAATATTTTCCAGGAAAATGACACATAACTGcagcttttatatataaaaacgcTTTATTggcacaataaaaaataaacatgaaaccatatatatatatatgtatatacacacgcACAAACATTTAGCAGTAATTTATTGCCTTGTACAATGCGAAGGACCAGCGGGGGCGCCGGCTCTCAGGAATGACGGCTAATGCAATTGCTTTGTACGCGTTTCCAGCAAATAATCCAGTGTTAAAGATTTCAGCCCTGCAACGGGCCTCTTAGTATCTCCCAGTCAATATACCAAACCCCTGGCCACGTAGGATGGCTTCACCTATAACAGCTCTGTGGGTTTTGGTTTGATTGTGCGGCAAAGAGATAGAAACATACATGCATGAGGTTCATTGGAGATCAGATGTGTATTGAGGTTATACAGCATTAAGTAGAAATGGGCTGCTTTGGGGTATATTGGACTGTGGGGGGGAATATGTTGGTGCAGTTCCAGGTAGATGGTACCCAACGCCCTTTTTGTGAGGGATGCAACAGGCTACTCCATTGGCTGTGTACATGGCACAGTTGTAGGAAGGGATAGGGTAAGGTTATAGTGTAGGTAGGTTGTTGGCACAGGGTGGATTATGGGATATGGGTGCCAGTTGAGTTCCATATATACACAGGACATGCATAATAAAACCCATGACCCAATTTTTCACTTGTGGAAGCAAAGAAACTTCATATATTTTCCCTGAATATAACTTATTTATTCATAGCAATGTTAGCCTAATATGGCTACCGACTTGTGCCAGGGGGCACCCATTCTAGCGCTCACCACCCCAACGCTTATGTTTAGGCCACAATACAGACCCATAGGCAACACCCCCACACTACCGACAGTCCTGGTAAAACTGTATTTTACTCCTTTAGGGCGAAGACGAGTGCGGAGATCTTGCATTCATTCTGCCGGCCAATAAAGAGCTACACACTATTGTGTAGAATTCAGCCAGATTTGGGTCAGTCCAGTTCTGTTGTACCCTGCAGAGACAGAGCTTTGGTTTGTATAAGGGCTCGAGTGTCCTTAAAGCATCGGGTGCAATTTCGGTGTCGGTTCAAATGTGACTGGCGTTCTCCTTATTTACAGGCATGGAAACGAGACCAGTCCGCTTTATATTGCACGTAGAAACTCCGTTCCACCCCAGAGTCTTTCATCGTGAAGCAGCAAAATCGAATGGAAATCTCAGCAGGAAGACGTCGCCGTGATAGGACTCAGTTTGAGTTGGTGCACCGGGGACCTGAGGGGAACGGGGGACAACACGGACGTGGGGAAAGTGAAACAAGAGCCCTCGTAACTCTTTCCGATATTGAGTTCGTCGGAAAAGAAGGAGACGGAGTCCCTTTTGCAAGAAACGACGGGGGCGAGGACTTTGGAAGGGAAGATCTCCGACTCGTAGTGCAGCAGCTGCCCCATGAAGCTGAAGTTGGGGGAGATCAGGCTCCTCCGCTGCTTAATGTATTCAAAGGCTTCCTCTAGGCGAAACCTTCTGGTCTTCATGAGGTAGGCCATGCAAATGGTAGGAGACCTGGAGATACCCGCCTCACAGTGGACAAGGACCCGACCTCCTGCTCGTTTTATAGTATCTACAAAATGGAGGATTAGAGATGTAAATAAAACCATTCCTATACCCCCACGTCTACCAAGACTCCTCTGATCATTACGTTACAGAGGCTACAGGTCACCAACGATTGGAAGCCCCTTCAATCACCGCTATTAACCCCTCTAATAGGCAGGTACTGGATAATGAAAATTGCTGGGTAGTAACAAGTGGAGACGGAGTGTCTTTCAAAGCAAAGACTCCTGTAATTAGGAGATTAAGGGTCGTGAATAGCCTGAAGACCCATTCCCGAACCCCACCCATCAATTGGAGCGGCGGGACGTGCTGTGTGTCTTGTTAGACCGTAGCACcgatacttaggggcagatttactaaaactcgataaattctcattttttttttacatttttagactaaaactcgttttcccgaatgtctaatatttactaaaaaaaagtcaaggAAAAGTCGCATCgagaatttacaaaaaagtttttGGATAAAACCCAGCAACGTTAAGACAAAAGAAAAGAACTTCAACGAAAGAAAAGGGACCCTTGCTATTGGTGTAAcctggcaaattgtcggattttGGGGCATTCAAAGGCGTGGTAAAATCTCGGAAAAAAATTccaaattgagtttaaaatacaaaaatcgACAGTTagtaaatagggatgcaccagatTCGGTTTCGCCCGGATCTGCGGTCCCGGCCAAACCGAatcagcataaattagcatatgctaattagaattagGAAAGGGTTAAACGGGCAGTGAAAAttgtttttaaccccttccaatcctaatcaacatatgccaattaggattcggaatcggttcaggattcagccgaatcttgctgggtgggttcgggggttctgccgaacccaaaaaagtggcttcagtgcatccctattagtaaatgagcccctaagtgaGCCGAACTATACTTCTCCACCCTGATCCTATAACTCGAAACCGCTACTAAGCACATTCACGCTACGGGACGCCAACTTACCGATAAAGTCGATGGCCTCCTGAAAGTGGCTGCTGATATCCGCCGTGTGGTTATCTTCCACCGGAATCCACTTGTAACTGTACTGCTCCTTACACAAGTCCGACGAGCTCTTCCGGGAGACGTTGAGTAAGGCGGTGATGTGCAGATTGGCCAGGAACTCGCACCGGGAAGCATGGTAGGCGCTGCCGAGATAGAGGAACGGAAGGATCTCAACAGGGCTGCCCTGGAACAACATAGAAACATGGAAAATTAAAGtctctgtatttatataaagatgATTCTCATT
The sequence above is a segment of the Xenopus tropicalis strain Nigerian chromosome 7, UCB_Xtro_10.0, whole genome shotgun sequence genome. Coding sequences within it:
- the dusp5 gene encoding dual specificity protein phosphatase 5, with translation MKVSAIESRRLHRLLRSDSPRCLVLDCRPYLPFSASSVRGSLNVNLNSVVLRRVRGGPAPLHFVVPEEGARARLRDGQVSVLVVLDERSQRWQKLKKESTARIVLNTLGSLPLGPRICFLKGGYESFRAEYPECCIDQNQSAEEENETERNPRLGDRLTSFPKPSYDQGSPVEILPFLYLGSAYHASRCEFLANLHITALLNVSRKSSSDLCKEQYSYKWIPVEDNHTADISSHFQEAIDFIDTIKRAGGRVLVHCEAGISRSPTICMAYLMKTRRFRLEEAFEYIKQRRSLISPNFSFMGQLLHYESEIFPSKVLAPVVSCKRDSVSFFSDELNIGKSYEGSCFTFPTSVLSPVPLRSPVHQLKLSPITATSSC